A single genomic interval of Anolis carolinensis isolate JA03-04 chromosome X, rAnoCar3.1.pri, whole genome shotgun sequence harbors:
- the cxh22orf39 gene encoding synaptic plasticity regulator PANTS, with amino-acid sequence MADQEAWRPPRACDDYWSEWKQCKSILNLFHHYYTYGETPSCAQWKRDYQNCRAWEKTKSTVAKDALCNSERERIAEKQKHAPVWTLRKSPPADWYLPLDEDKPK; translated from the exons ATGGCTGACCAGGAGGCCTGGCGG CCCCCACGAGCCTGTGACGATTACTGGTCCGAATGGAAACAGtgcaagagcattctgaacctttTCCACCATTACTACACATACGGGGAGACACCTTCCTGTGCACAGTGGAAAAGAGACTACCAGAATTGCAGagcgtgggagaaaaccaaaagcACGGTGGCAAAG GATGCCCTATGTAACAGCGAAAGGGAGCGGATTGCAGAGAAGCAGAAGCATGCTCCAGTGTGGACCCTGAGAAAAAGCCCTCCGGCGGATTGGTATTTGCCCCTTGATGAAGACAAGCCAAAGTGA